The following are encoded together in the Drosophila takahashii strain IR98-3 E-12201 chromosome X, DtakHiC1v2, whole genome shotgun sequence genome:
- the LOC108054442 gene encoding uncharacterized protein, whose protein sequence is MWPIYTVFLGLSVLFILPQDVIGTCSISTEPNAPIVVTRFGSKLILSDSGGSYTREEGETIELFCGSGFSRRSRNHYGSQMNLISGVKLTMYCGSNGYFQDERTGEAIMNIKCQKGVLQMFESRTSLQNCKTDMTLVLGQEFNETGSIKSAALCYDIVASQLKYIGYTTFPTKNRILAKTQLGQLNDIGFDINASYQKDLIKAVSQAEIDAYMTKDKQLTQLFVGETFQTASLVQDEAIGRQLAGYEDMMSTIWMRTLRSGNWKNWVAAMRDATASGAHFDVRLGVSGVLELPMAVGRPCNASRSLRIELADDSSYPIPAHIWAHVHALEKTGGVQDEFVIIGHNSPFFRGDNLSDFCPSMCDQVSWLRNSLFAGLHEFPAYGLVQCCRVEDVASKLDNFPGAFAKASATATGNTAKVKLLDLFIPSSGPSIDPSSEPSSDPSIDPSSDPSSDPDYKIYD, encoded by the exons ATGTGGCCGATCTACACTGTGTTCCTGGGCCTCTCAGTTCTCTTTATACTGCCCCAGGATGTAATAGGAACTTGTTCAATAAGTACAGAACCCAACGCTCCGATCGTTGTTACGCGATTCGGGTCCAAATTAATATTGTCCGATTCTGGTGGATCGTATACACGGGAAGAGGGCGAAACTATTGAATTGTTCTGCGGCAGTGGATTTTCGCGACGAAGCag gAACCACTACGGCTCGCAAATGAACTTAATTTCCGGTGTTAAGCTTACAATGTACTGCGGTTCCAATGGTTATTTTCAAGATGAAAGGACTGGCGAAGCCATCATGAACATAAAGTGTCAGAAAGGCGTGTTGCAGATGTTCGAGAGTAGGACGAGTTTACAAAACTGTAAGACTGATATGACACTCGTTTTGGGTCAAGAATTCAATGAGACAGGTTCAATAAAAAGTGCGGCCTTGTGCTATGATATTGTAGCCTCCCAGTTGAAGTACATCGGCTACACTACATTTCCAACAAAGAACCGAATACTGGCCAAG ACCCAATTGGGCCAGCTGAATGACATCGGATTCGACATTAATGCTAGCTACCAAAAAGATCTCATAAAAGCCGTTAG CCAGGCGGAGATCGACGCCTACATGACGAAGGATAAGCAGCTGACGCAGTTGTTCGTGGGTGAAACCTTCCAGACGGCCAGTCTGGTTCAGGACGAGGCTATTGGAAGGCAGTTGGCCGGCTACGAGGACATGATGTCCACCATCTGGATGCGAACGCTGCGCTCGGGCAACTGGAAGAACTGGGTTGCGGCGATGCGCGATGCCACCGCATCCGGTGCCCATTTCGACGTCCGGCTGGGCGTCTCCGGAGTTCTGGAGCTGCCGATGGCCGTGGGACGACCCTGCAACGCCAGCCGCTCGCTGAGGATCGAACTGGCCGACGACAGCTCCTACCCGATTCCCGCCCACATTTGGGCCCATGTCCACGCCCTGGAGAAGACGGGCGGCGTCCAGGACGAGTTCGTCATCATTGGCCACAACTCGCCCTTT TTCCGCGGCGACAACTTGAGCGACTTTTGCCCCTCGATGTGCGACCAGGTGTCCTGGCTGAGGAACAGCCTGTTCGCCGGCCTCCACGAGTTCCCCGCCTACGGACTGGTGCAGTGCTGCCGGGTCGAGGATGTGGCCAGCAAGCTGGACAACTTCCCGGGTGCCTTTGCGAAGGCAAGTGCGACTGCCACCGGGAACACCGCGAAGGTGAAGCTCCTGGACTTGTTCATTCCTTCCAGCGGTCCTTCCATCGATCCTTCCAGCGAGCCTTCTAGCGATCCTTCCATCGATCCTTCCAGCGATCCTTCCAGCGATCctgattataaaatatatgattAG
- the LOC108054440 gene encoding uncharacterized protein, which translates to MDPVTIVLIFGALAALYKTSLPYPKCQINVSSSAPLLVTNIGSQIILSDYYGLIERNKSEEIQFYCGTGFTFKNDGISQLISDNRMETLICQPDGSFLLQNHGIKIKGDARSVECQNGVAAMFESRIGLPNCKDHTTLLLGNDFQDMGSIKSAALCYDIAGTNLKYLTYITHPTRSRVVKKTHLGDLNKLGFDLSVDGSDRFFKKASQADVDAFWNKDKVLSQMFGTGPFDYASLVQDEALGAQLAGYEGMMSVVWLHSLRTGNWRHWLAALRSASVSGKQFEVRLGVSGVLEMPESRDGCDLAIDLADGNSLPVPVHIWAHVRDLQPTGAAQDEFVLVGHNSPFLRGDPSAEFCPSVCDEVSWLKGTLFASLHRYPINGLMLCCRVEDVAQTLDSFYGSTAHAAATTENLKVAEDLVLYELIQK; encoded by the exons ATGGATCCTGTAACTATTGTGTTAATATTTGGCGCGCTTGCGGCGTTGTATAAGACTTCATTGCCTTATCCAAAGTGCCAGATTAATGTGTCGTCGAGTGCCCCCCTTCTTGTGACAAACATCGGTTCCCAAATTATTCTATCTGATTATTACGGTTTAATTGAACGAAACAAAAGCgaagaaattcaattttattgcGGCACTGGATTTACATTCAAAAATGACgg CATAAGTCAGCTTATTTCTGACAACAGAATGGAAACGCTCATTTGCCAGCCAGATGGCAGTTTTCTTCTGCAAAATCATGGAATAAAAATCAAGGGAGATGCAAGGAGTGTTGAGTGTCAGAACGGAGTGGCTGCCATGTTCGAGAGTCGGATCGGTTTACCCAATTGTAAGGATCACACTACCCTTCTGTTGGGCAACGACTTTCAGGACATGGGTTCCATTAAGAGTGCCGCCTTGTGCTACGATATCGCCGGAACCAATCTGAAGTACTTAACCTATATAACGCATCCCACACGCAGCAGAGTGGTTAAAAAG ACGCACTTGGGAGATCTGAATAAACTTGGTTTCGATTTAAGTGTGGACGGTAGTGATCGGTTCTTTAAGAAGGCCAG CCAGGCGGATGTGGACGCATTCTGGAACAAGGACAAGGTTCTGTCGCAGATGTTCGGCACCGGGCCCTTTGACTACGCCAGCTTGGTGCAGGACGAGGCTCTGGGCGCCCAGTTGGCCGGCTACGAGGGCATGATGAGCGTCGTCTGGCTGCACAGCCTGCGCACCGGGAACTGGAGGCACTGGCTGGCGGCCCTGCGATCGGCCAGTGTGTCCGGGAAACAATTCGAAGTCCGCCTCGGTGTCTCCGGTGTTCTTGAGATGCCCGAAAGTCGGGATGGCTGCGACCTGGCCATTGATCTGGCGGATGGCAACTCACTGCCCGTGCCCGTCCACATTTGGGCCCATGTGCGCGATCTGCAGCCGACTGGAGCAGCCCAGGATGAGTTCGTCCTTGTGGGACACAACTCGCCCTTC TTGCGTGGCGATCCTTCTGCCGAATTTTGCCCATCGGTGTGCGACGAGGTGTCCTGGCTGAAGGGCACCCTGTTCGCCAGTCTCCACCGTTATCCCATCAACGGCCTGATGCTGTGCTGCCGAGTGGAGGATGTGGCCCAGACGCTGGATTCCTTTTACGGATCGACGGCCCATGCAGCAGCCACCACCGAAAACTTAAAAGTGGCCGAAGACTTAGTTTTATATGAactaattcaaaaataa